In Hemibagrus wyckioides isolate EC202008001 linkage group LG16, SWU_Hwy_1.0, whole genome shotgun sequence, the sequence ATTTTGGAAGAGCACCGAATATAAACAAATTCCTGATGATTATGCCTTATCGCAGCGAATCCTAAAATGGTTTTACAATCATCATTTGTGGTCGGGTcccatgaaaaaaacaaaaacagcttcaCTCATTATCAGTCAGTACCTTCGTCGCTTTGTTTTGACGTCACACCAATGAGATATGTTCTTATTCGCTGCGCCTGAAGTGTTGTTTAAAAAAGTATCAAGATTTGATTCTATGAATGTGttgttatattttacatttgtcAAGGAATAACAACAGCTTGATATATCCTATTGAGACGTGTGTATTTCTTAAACAAATAAGAGTTTACTCTCTGGATTCTTCTGTTACAAGGCTTGGTCATGATTTTAGCGTTGTTTATGTTGTTACCGTTAAACAGTGTAATTTATTTAGAATGTTGATGCGGCGACCAAAGATTACAAACATAAGAGTAGTTTTGTAGACGAACAAAAAGAAACGGAAAACTTATAttggcagcggtgggattcgaacccacgcctccAGAGAGACTGGAGCCTAAATCCAGCGCCTTAGACCGCTCGGCCACGCTACCATACTCGTGAAGTTGACATGATCTTACAAGTAGGAACCATTTAATGATATTGAAATTAGCTAGTGGCTAACGTAACgtaacaataaagaaaaaaaaaaaacacaagcagcAAATAAACAACGATAATGTTAAATAGTAATTTACTACAATTTTATAactattaaatattacatttttataaaaatactgAAAGTCAATCGTATCTTCattgttgtgtatgtgagttttaAAATTAGCATTTAGATATCTGAACTAGTTCAAGTTTCTTTTTTCCACTTGAGTCTTTATATTATTACTAGTAGAGAAACTGAAACATTTAGGGTTTTGGCATTTGGATTTATGTTGATGTACACAAACATAGAAAACATTTGGTCCTCcaaattagtttattttaatattaccCAGTTTCTCCAAGTTATGTTTGGTGATTATTTTACTTTCCTTATTACAAGTCATCCCCCTACTGGAGGCTGGGCTATGGCCCAAGTCACTTAAATGTGAAGTAtacaaaaaattataataatacttCAAATGATTTTCACTTATTTGGTCTGCCAGTTTGAACCCCAGGTTTTCCAATATTATATGTTTTTTGATGTATTCTCAGTCTTACTGAGAACCCGGGGCTGGGCTAACATAAAGGTAAGGATCATAAAGATTCCTGTAGTAATCATATGGATCATAGAGGCCATAGGAAGCATCCAAAGCTTCTTTGTTCTCAGATGATGGAGCAGGAGCATTTTCTTCATCCTCTGTTTCTGCTTTGTTGATATGCAGAGATTTCATCGGGAGGTTTGTTACAGGAGGATCATTCGCTTTCACAGGTCTTGGTTTTTTTTCGACCAAGCAGTCAGGATCCCAGTAGGGGTCACAGTCATACTCCATCCCTCTCATGACAATGCTGGGAGTTTTCGGCACAGTTGGaggggtggtggtgtgtggctCAGCGGCCTCAGACAGGCCCTCAGTAGAACTTAGCTTACAGCTGTGGTGGTAGCGTGGATCACAGGGAACAATGACAGCACCAGTGGGCACATACACAATTCTGGGCTTACAGAGTGGGTCTATGTGGTTGCACAGGTATATAACCTCagactgagaaagagacagcaTTGGTGGATGGGTGgtgggtggaggtggaggtttggTGGTTGGAGGAGGAGAAGTGGCTTTGGG encodes:
- the and3 gene encoding actinodin3; amino-acid sequence: MFSCSMTVTGALSCILILPYLQAKPLIKLADKINESSRSVSIDSSEAHNFLARSRRSTDVKWYQKDPDFQSYYRYYSSIGHVEGLYEIDKIRMLYQQMHHLEQTYGTDASNYQNIADLWIPKATSPPPTTKPPPPPTTHPPMLSLSQSEVIYLCNHIDPLCKPRIVYVPTGAVIVPCDPRYHHSCKLSSTEGLSEAAEPHTTTPPTVPKTPSIVMRGMEYDCDPYWDPDCLVEKKPRPVKANDPPVTNLPMKSLHINKAETEDEENAPAPSSENKEALDASYGLYDPYDYYRNLYDPYLYVSPAPGSQ